The genomic interval TTGTGGCAATGGGGTTGGAACAGCTAATTTACTGGCGATTACATTGAAGAATAAAATGTCGTATCTTAATATCAAAAAAATAATATCTGTTTACGAGATTAAAGAGGAAGAATTAGATGACATTGATATTGTGATTAGTACGATTGCACTTAAATTAGATCATGTAGCGGTTTTACATGTTTCTCCAATTTTATCTGATGCCGAAATTACGGTCATTGAAAATCAAATTCAATATTTTTATGATAAAAAATTTGCAAAAGTAGAAAAAGTAAATACCCCAAAAAATAGTACATTATCCTTAAAGGAGGTATTATTGCCGGAAACAATTGCACTTGATGTAGAGGCAGATAATTGGGAAGAGGCAATCAAATCGGCAGGTAATTTACTGGTGGATACAAAGGCAGTAGAGAAAAAATATGTTGATAGTATGATTCAATGTGTAAAAGACATGGGCGTTTATATTGTGATAGGACCAGGGCTGGCAATGCCGCATGCAAGATGTGAAGATGGTGTCAATAAAATATGCCTAAGTATGGTGCGTTTGGTTAATCCGGTGAAGTTTGGCAGTCCCGTCAATGACCCTGTTAATTTGGTATTTGCTTTTGGTGCAGTAGATTCTAAATCGCATTTAAGAGTGCTTTATGAATTGTGGCAGATTTTCAATGATCCTGCAGCAATGGAAGTTTTACGTACATGCAAAAATAAAGTTGAGGTACTATCCTTAATTAAGAATTTTGAATCGAAGGAAGAGAATGCGGAGTTTAAATCTTTATAAAATGGGGTAATAAATCATGTTAACTGATTTTTTAACAGCTGATTGTATTCGGTTAAATGTTATCTGTGAGAATTGGAAAGAAGCTGTAAAAGCTGGGACTGATCTGTTGCTAGAAAAAAATTGTATAGAGCCGAGTTATTTAGCGGCAATTATTCATCATCATGAAGCATTTGGACCCTATATGGTAGTTGCGCCGGGGATCGTTTTAGCACATGCCAGACCAGAAGATGGCGCGAAGAAAGTATCCATTAGTTTGGTAACATTAAAAACACCAATGGTGTTTGGTAATGAGATAAATGATCCAGTTAAATTAGTTTTTACGTTTGCAACAACAGATCAGAAAGTACATTTAGCTTTATTGGCAAATCTGATGGAACTATTATCAAATGAAAATGATATTCAAACGATCATGTCTGCGCGTCAAGTTAGTTCAGTGATCGATATCATCAAGCAGTATTCCAATTGATTTATATAAAAAATAGGAGGAAGTATTATGAAAATTTTAGTATGTTGTGGGCATGGTCTTGGCAGTAGCTTTATGATTGAAATGAACATTAAAAAAGTATTAACTGAGTTAGGCGTAGAGGCTACGGTGGAGCATAGTGATTTATCATCGGCATCGGGGATTAAAGCAGATATTTATGTTGGTACACGCGATATTGCAACGCAATTAACTTCATTAGGGGGAAAAGTAGTATCTTTAAACAATATGATTGATAAAAAAGAATTAAAAGAAAAAATGGAGGCTGCCTTGGTAGATTAAAAAATGCAAGAGAGGATGAAGAAAAATGTTAAAGTTTATACTTGATATTCTTAGTGTTCCAGCAATTTTAGTTGGTTTAATTTCGATGATTGGTCTCATTGCGTTAAAGAAAAATAGTGCAGATATTATTAAAGGAACAATTAAAACGATTTTAGGTTTCTTGATTCTTGGGGGCGGTGCTGGAATTGTCGTTGGTGCGTTATCCAATTTTGGGATAATGTTTGAGCAAGGCTTTAATATTAATGGTGTCGTACCGCATAATGAAGCCATTGTTGCGATGGCGTTGAAAACTTATGGCACGCAAACTGCTTTAATTATGGCCTTTGGTATGGTTGTAAATATTTTAATTGCGCGCTTTACTCCATTAAAGTACATTTTTTTAACAGGACATCATACTTTGTATATGGCTTGTATGATTGCATCTATCTTAGTTATTGGTGGCATGCAGGGAATTTCACTTATTATCGTTGGTTCAATGATTCTCGGATTTATTATGGCGTTATTTCCTGCAATTGCACAACCGACGATGCGTAAGATTACGGGAACTGACGATGTAGCATTTGGTCATTTTAGTACAATTGGTTATGTATTTTCCGCTTGGATTGGTTCATTGGTAGGCAATAAAGAAAAAACGACAGAAGATATTAATTTCCCGCAGGGGTTAAGTTTTTTAAGAGATTCTTCGTTAGCCGTTTCCCTCGTCATGATGGTACTTTATTTCATTGTTGCTATCGCATCCGGTCCTGCGTATGTAGAGAAAGAATTGAGTGGCGGTCAAAATTTTATTGTGTTTTCAATGATTCAGGCAATTACTTTTGCCGGTGGCGTGTATATCATTCTCGCAGGTGTTAGATTGGTACTTGCTGAAATTGTTCCAGCCTTTAGCGGAATTGCGACTAAGTTAGTGCCGGATGCAAAGCCAGCCATTGATTGTCCGGTTGTTTATCCTTATGCACCAAATGCAGTTTTAATTGGCTTCTTATCTAGTTTTGTCGGTGGTGTAGTGGGGATGATTGCCTTGCTTATGCTGGATAAATCTTTTCCCGGGTTGCCAATTATTTTACCCGGGGTAGTACCGCATTTCTTCTGCGGAGCAACTGCCGGAGTATTTGGTAATGCAACAGGTGGCTTAAGAGGTTCTATTGCTGGTGCTTTTGCACAAGGATTACTGATTACTTTCTTACCGGTCTTACTAATGCCAGTATTAGGCGATCTTGGTTTTGCAAATACGACCTTTAGTGATGCAGACTTTGGGGTCGTTGGTATTTTATTAGGGAATATACTACAATTATTTAAATAGAGTAATTGTATCAGTATAGCTCATTTGGCCATATTTTGTTTACCGGGTTGAAAGACAGGAAAAATTATTGTTGTTGAAGAACATACTTTATATAAAAATAAATAAGAAAAGGTGATTAGGTTATATGGAGTATGCAAAATTAATTGATCATACCTTATTAAAGACAGAAGCAACTGAAGCGGATATTGCTAAGCTTGTGGAAGAAGCCAGAAAATATGAATTTGCCTCTGTTTGTATCAGTCCTATTTGGGTAGCGTATGCAGCGAAAGCATTAAAAGATACAAGTGTAAATGTTTGTACAGTGATCGGGTTTCCTCAAGGTGCAACGCCGACGACTATTAAAGTTTTTGAAACGAAGACTGCAATTGAGGACGGGGCATCTGAGGTAGATATGGTCATTGCCGTAGGCAAATTAAAAAGCGGCGATTCTATGTATGTCAAGCAGGATATTGCAGCGGTGGTTAAAGAGTCAAGAGGCAAGGCGAAGGTAAAGGTCATCATCGAGGCTTGTTTGTTGACCAACGAGGAAAAAGCGCTTGCTTGTCAGCTTGCCTTGGAGGCAGGTGCTGATTTCGTGA from Massilibacillus massiliensis carries:
- a CDS encoding PTS ascorbate transporter subunit IIC gives rise to the protein MLKFILDILSVPAILVGLISMIGLIALKKNSADIIKGTIKTILGFLILGGGAGIVVGALSNFGIMFEQGFNINGVVPHNEAIVAMALKTYGTQTALIMAFGMVVNILIARFTPLKYIFLTGHHTLYMACMIASILVIGGMQGISLIIVGSMILGFIMALFPAIAQPTMRKITGTDDVAFGHFSTIGYVFSAWIGSLVGNKEKTTEDINFPQGLSFLRDSSLAVSLVMMVLYFIVAIASGPAYVEKELSGGQNFIVFSMIQAITFAGGVYIILAGVRLVLAEIVPAFSGIATKLVPDAKPAIDCPVVYPYAPNAVLIGFLSSFVGGVVGMIALLMLDKSFPGLPIILPGVVPHFFCGATAGVFGNATGGLRGSIAGAFAQGLLITFLPVLLMPVLGDLGFANTTFSDADFGVVGILLGNILQLFK
- the deoC gene encoding deoxyribose-phosphate aldolase; amino-acid sequence: MEYAKLIDHTLLKTEATEADIAKLVEEARKYEFASVCISPIWVAYAAKALKDTSVNVCTVIGFPQGATPTTIKVFETKTAIEDGASEVDMVIAVGKLKSGDSMYVKQDIAAVVKESRGKAKVKVIIEACLLTNEEKALACQLALEAGADFVKTSTGFSTGGAVKDDVRLMRRVVGDKIGVKAAGGIRSEEDVKLMLEAGANRIGTSNGVNIVQKSLVAGK
- a CDS encoding PTS sugar transporter subunit IIA; protein product: MLTDFLTADCIRLNVICENWKEAVKAGTDLLLEKNCIEPSYLAAIIHHHEAFGPYMVVAPGIVLAHARPEDGAKKVSISLVTLKTPMVFGNEINDPVKLVFTFATTDQKVHLALLANLMELLSNENDIQTIMSARQVSSVIDIIKQYSN
- a CDS encoding PTS sugar transporter subunit IIB; translation: MKILVCCGHGLGSSFMIEMNIKKVLTELGVEATVEHSDLSSASGIKADIYVGTRDIATQLTSLGGKVVSLNNMIDKKELKEKMEAALVD